A region from the Lysobacter antibioticus genome encodes:
- the lgt gene encoding prolipoprotein diacylglyceryl transferase — protein sequence MTILHQIDPIAISLGPLQVHWYGIMYLLGFVTAWWLGRRRIRAGRLPGVGEQAYGDLLFYAMLGVVLGGRIGYVVFYNFAELLKDPLMLFRIWEGGMSFHGGLLGVMAAALWWSHRQRTNFFDVMDFVAPLVPPGLGFGRLGNYIGGELWGKTTDAGWGVIFPRAPEFAGWTAEQLQTQFAGGGLDRFARHPSQLYQALLEGLVMFVALWWFSSKPRPRYAVSGLFALLYGCFRFLVEFVRVPDAQIGDHGYLAFGWLTMGQVLSVPLILLGLFWLWLSTRSPTLQPQPLAAEPAKG from the coding sequence ATGACCATCCTGCACCAGATCGACCCGATCGCGATCTCTCTCGGCCCGCTGCAAGTCCATTGGTACGGGATCATGTATCTGCTCGGTTTCGTCACCGCCTGGTGGCTGGGACGGCGCCGGATCCGGGCCGGGCGCCTGCCCGGCGTCGGCGAGCAGGCCTACGGCGATCTGCTGTTCTACGCCATGCTCGGCGTGGTCCTCGGCGGCCGCATCGGCTACGTGGTCTTCTACAACTTCGCCGAACTGCTCAAGGACCCCTTGATGCTGTTCCGCATCTGGGAAGGCGGCATGAGCTTTCACGGCGGCTTGCTCGGGGTGATGGCTGCGGCGTTGTGGTGGTCGCACCGCCAACGCACGAATTTCTTCGACGTGATGGATTTCGTCGCCCCGCTGGTGCCGCCGGGCCTGGGTTTCGGCCGCCTCGGCAACTACATCGGCGGCGAGTTGTGGGGCAAGACCACCGATGCCGGCTGGGGCGTGATCTTCCCGCGCGCGCCGGAGTTCGCCGGCTGGACCGCCGAGCAGTTGCAGACCCAATTCGCCGGCGGCGGTCTCGACCGTTTCGCCCGTCATCCTTCGCAGCTCTATCAAGCGCTGCTCGAAGGCCTGGTGATGTTCGTCGCGCTGTGGTGGTTCTCGAGCAAGCCGCGTCCGCGCTATGCGGTGTCCGGCCTGTTCGCGCTGCTGTACGGCTGCTTCCGCTTCCTCGTCGAGTTCGTGCGCGTGCCCGATGCGCAGATCGGCGATCACGGCTACCTCGCGTTCGGCTGGCTGACCATGGGCCAGGTGTTGAGCGTGCCGCTGATCCTGCTCGGCCTGTTCTGGCTGTGGCTGTCGACGCGCTCGCCGACCCTGCAACCGCAGCCGCTCGCGGCCGAACCGGCGAAGGGCTGA